A single Tenacibaculum sp. Bg11-29 DNA region contains:
- a CDS encoding M12 family metallopeptidase yields the protein MKKLNLMKVVLMTALSFLLYNCESNSEEVIEVDPVTSVEEARMCLFEMKNSNDDKSRGVSTPSLHWKNGQTITVSFLNGSANYQARAKEYASEWEKYANIKFKWVSSNSSADIRIRFNKAGGHWSRLGTQSKGGGQSMNLGYEDDGSSDRGFRSTTIHEFGHALGLSHEHQNPVAGIKWNKPAVYKYFAGAPNYWDKQKVDHNLFRRLDKNTTNYSEYDPKSIMHYSVRNAHTLDNFSVGNNNKLSVIDKEYIAEVYPKADTTPPTGDICDGVAPYKGRSFPYSVGDKVTSQGTLYQRTSSGWINLGACGASTPADICDGVAAYNGNSSYSVGDKVTSQGTLYQRASNGWNNLGACGN from the coding sequence ATGAAAAAATTAAATTTAATGAAAGTTGTTTTAATGACAGCCCTTTCGTTTTTACTTTACAACTGTGAAAGTAATTCTGAAGAAGTTATTGAAGTAGACCCTGTTACATCTGTAGAAGAAGCTCGTATGTGTCTATTTGAGATGAAGAATTCAAATGATGATAAATCAAGAGGTGTAAGTACTCCATCATTGCATTGGAAAAATGGACAGACTATTACAGTAAGTTTTTTAAATGGAAGCGCTAATTATCAAGCTAGGGCAAAAGAATACGCATCAGAATGGGAAAAATATGCAAATATTAAATTTAAATGGGTATCATCAAATAGTTCTGCAGACATTAGAATTCGTTTTAATAAAGCTGGAGGGCATTGGTCTAGGTTAGGAACTCAATCTAAAGGTGGAGGACAGTCTATGAATTTAGGATATGAAGATGATGGGTCTAGTGATAGAGGGTTTAGAAGTACTACAATTCATGAATTCGGACATGCACTTGGTTTAAGCCACGAACATCAAAACCCTGTTGCAGGAATTAAATGGAATAAACCAGCTGTGTATAAGTACTTTGCAGGGGCACCTAATTATTGGGATAAACAAAAAGTAGATCATAATTTATTTAGACGTCTTGATAAAAACACGACAAACTATAGTGAATATGATCCAAAATCAATAATGCACTATTCTGTAAGAAACGCGCATACTCTTGATAATTTTTCTGTAGGAAATAATAACAAATTATCAGTAATAGATAAAGAATATATTGCTGAAGTATATCCTAAAGCAGATACAACGCCTCCTACTGGTGATATTTGTGATGGTGTAGCTCCATATAAAGGTAGATCTTTTCCTTATTCTGTAGGAGATAAAGTAACCTCTCAAGGAACTTTATATCAAAGAACATCTAGCGGATGGATTAACCTTGGTGCATGTGGCGCTTCAACTCCAGCTGATATATGTGATGGTGTTGCTGCATATAATGGTAATTCTTCTTATTCTGTAGGAGATAAAGTAACCTCTCAAGGAACTTTATACCAAAGAGCATCTAACGGATGGAACAATCTTGGGGCTTGTGGTAATTAA